The Rhizobium leguminosarum DNA segment ATCACCACTTGGCTCGTCGTCGCCGCCGTCTTCTGGATCGCCGGCGGGCTGCTCGATCACGAGGCCCGGCTGATCGCCTGGGTGATCGCGCTGGCAATCGAATATTCCGGCCCGGCCGCGGGCTTTGCTGTGCCTGGCCTCGGCCGCTCAACAGCGGGCGACTGGGACGTTTCCGGCGCCCATATGGCCGAGCGCTGCGCGCTCTTCGTCATCATCTGCCTTGGCGAGGCGATCCTGGTTTCCGGCCGCACCTTTTCCGAGCTGCCGTTTTCGGGATTGACCGGCATCGTCTTCGTCACCGGCTTCATCGGCACGGTCGCCATGTGGTGGCTTTATTTTCGCTTCGGCCACGGGCGCGCGGCCCACCGCATCGAACATGAGGCGACGCCGGGGGCCTTGGCGCGGCTCGCCTTCACCTATGGGCATATCCCGATCCTGGCCGGCATCATCGTCCATGCGGTGGCGGTCGAATTCATGTTCTCGCATCCGCATGAGACCGGCGATTTCGGCATCGCTGCAGCGGTGCTCGGCGGCTCCGGCCTGTTCCTGATCGGCAATCTCTGGTTCAAGGGGGCGACCAGCGGGCAGCTGCCGCTGTCGCATCTGGCCGGACTGGTGTTGCTGATCCTGCTGGCTTTCGCTGCACCCTTCATCGAGATCTATCTGATGGGCATTCTGGCGACGCTGGTGCTGATTATCGTCGCCGCCTGGGAATACCGCTCGCTGACCGGCACGGCGGCAGCGCCGACGCTGCATTGACCGTCAATCCTCGTCGCTGAGATCGCTGAGAAGCACGGTGATGATGCGCTCCATCGAGGTGGTGGTCGCCATGCATTGCTCGATCGGCTCTTGCGAAAGCGAGCGCTCGATGAGATCGGTCTGGATCACCATCGCCGCCTCGGTCAACGTGCGGCCCTTCGGTGTCAGATAGAGGCGCAGCACGCGTTTGTCGCGTGCATCGCCGCGTCGTTCGATCAGGCCGCGCTTTTCCATCTGCGGTAAGAGCATGCTCATATTGGAGCGGCCGACCAGCAGCTTGCGGGCCAGCTCCTGCTGCGAGATGGCTTCGAAACGATAGAGATTGACCAGGATATCGAGGTGCGGCGGCTTGATGTCGAGATCGACCAGCGAGCGGGTCAGCGATTGCTGCATCAGCTGGCAGGCGCGCGCCACCGCGATCCAGCTGCGAAAACGCGGGTGATCCCAGGGAAGGGATTGATTTTTGTTCATCGTTGTACTTTATTGTTCAGTGTTGAACAGTCTTTTGGATTCTCACTATGGCAAATTTTGCGCTTGAGGTCACCCGCCTCGGCTTTTCGGTTCTGCAGGCGGTTTCGCCTGATCTGGCGGGCAGGGCGGCGTTCCAGCTGTTCTGCCGGACGCCGTCGCCGCGGCCGAAGGGGGCAAGAGCGAAGGCGGCGCATGCGGCGGGCGCGGCCCGGCTTGCCGGCGCCGAACGCTTCACCCTCAAACTTGCCGGCGGGGCGAAAGCGCATGCCTATCGGCTGAACGGCGGGGCGCGGGGCAAACGCAAACGCTATCTGGTGACGCATGGCTGGGGCTCGAGCGCCGAATATATGACCGAACTGGTTTCGATGCTTGCGGCGCCGGGTGCGGAGGTGGTCGCGCTCGATTTTCCCGGCCATGGACGCGCCGGCCGACGCTTCCTGCATATGGGGCTTGCGGTCGGAGCGATCGCCGCGGCCGAGCAGCGGTTCGGCGCCTTCGATGCGGTGATCGGCCATTCCTTCGGCGGCGCGGCGCTGGTGGTATCGTTGGCGGGTCTGCTGCCCGATGTCGCTGCCGTCACGGCCGAGCGACTGGTGCTGATCGGCGCGCCGAGCGAGATGGGCTGGCTGTTTACCGATTTCGGCCGGATGATCGGCCTTCGCCC contains these protein-coding regions:
- a CDS encoding low temperature requirement protein A, translated to MAKTNGKNWLRAKGSASGSKVTFLELFFDLVFVFSISQLSHALAAHYTPLGAAEAALMTFAVWWVWIFTAWVTNWLDPDKTPVRGMLVALMMLGLLLSASIPEAFGDKGLLFAGAYVAMQVGRSLFTTYAMTRVDRANTLNFIRITTWLVVAAVFWIAGGLLDHEARLIAWVIALAIEYSGPAAGFAVPGLGRSTAGDWDVSGAHMAERCALFVIICLGEAILVSGRTFSELPFSGLTGIVFVTGFIGTVAMWWLYFRFGHGRAAHRIEHEATPGALARLAFTYGHIPILAGIIVHAVAVEFMFSHPHETGDFGIAAAVLGGSGLFLIGNLWFKGATSGQLPLSHLAGLVLLILLAFAAPFIEIYLMGILATLVLIIVAAWEYRSLTGTAAAPTLH
- a CDS encoding MarR family winged helix-turn-helix transcriptional regulator codes for the protein MNKNQSLPWDHPRFRSWIAVARACQLMQQSLTRSLVDLDIKPPHLDILVNLYRFEAISQQELARKLLVGRSNMSMLLPQMEKRGLIERRGDARDKRVLRLYLTPKGRTLTEAAMVIQTDLIERSLSQEPIEQCMATTTSMERIITVLLSDLSDED
- a CDS encoding alpha/beta hydrolase → MANFALEVTRLGFSVLQAVSPDLAGRAAFQLFCRTPSPRPKGARAKAAHAAGAARLAGAERFTLKLAGGAKAHAYRLNGGARGKRKRYLVTHGWGSSAEYMTELVSMLAAPGAEVVALDFPGHGRAGRRFLHMGLAVGAIAAAEQRFGAFDAVIGHSFGGAALVVSLAGLLPDVAAVTAERLVLIGAPSEMGWLFTDFGRMIGLRPAAQAALENEVHHVTGRRLEDFDAGEAASAIGRPVLVIHAEDDKEVPPAHARRYQAAGEGVRLFWANGFGHRRILGAAPVLGAIAAFLGGAKGEEDVPDEGIKKAAEIIPFFELPIKRAAL